In Nymphaea colorata isolate Beijing-Zhang1983 chromosome 10, ASM883128v2, whole genome shotgun sequence, the genomic stretch CAGCTATTTCTCTGTAATCAATACCACTATATTAGCTGTAGCATAGGATTTTTTTAACTCTCCATCCTTCAGGTTTATATGCAATTGAATGGTTTGCATGTAAATGTTAATCACGTCTTCACTTGCAATTCTAAAGAATCCAAAGGTTGTCAAGCTTAGCTTGGAGTGTCTTAGAACCGTTCATGACCATTGTCCACATGTGAAGCTTCAAAGAGGAATAAACGTCCCATTCAGAAAAGTTGCTTTTTTCTTACATCAATAAAGTTTAGCTAGCCGCCACAACTTGTAGCCACTTCAACATTTAAGCACGTCTTGGTATCAACATATATAATCCTTGCTCGGTTTTATGTTCTATCTACTCGAATATTTGTATCCTGCAAAACAAAAGTAACGCCATGTATTTTATAAGCAAGTTCCGTTGAAAGACCGAAATAAAGAAATACATAAGAAATCTTTTAATTGGCTAgcgagaaacaaaaaataacaaaatacatAAGAAAGGAGAGGCAGATAACTTATTGACCTTACGTCAGTGGAACCCATGCACCAACCAAAGATCAGATTCATTCTTCGTCCTTGACCCAAGTGGACCTACAAATGGAGCCCCCAAAAGCCTATTCTTCTATACACTCGCAAGCTAATATCAAGGAAATGTCAAATGGCTTCCGGTCAAGAAGctgaagaaagaaaccaattGGGTTGAACAAGATGCCAAATCTGCTACAAAACATCCCGTACATGCTatcaagaaaattgagaaagaaacaatgtAAAATATCAATTGTAGGAAAGTCAAAATTACAGTTAAACAAATGCGGTGCCTTGGTTCATttaaatggaaaggaaaaaatgcaaaagaaagttgGGGCAATTTATCCTCGTCATCAAAAGTCAGTGATCTTGGATGTGGATGCTGGTAATGGCAAGGAACAATTATTGCATTTGTTGCAGGGTTAGATTTATGTAATGGGCGATATGATACCAAAGCACTCTTTATTTACGCCTTCGTTCTcatgctttctatttttttgttgttgttaaaattttcttgtttttttatccATTCTTTGCACCATTCTCCTAATCCTCGAAGAATTTCAGTTTCCATTCCATCATTATACTGTGATAAACTGTAAAGTCAACAAAGCTGCAGACATAGTTAATATTGCTTCATCTAATAACAACCCATAGTCTTCCAATCATGAAGAACTGTGtgtcatgagtttttttttgagACAACAATCGGATTGCAAGCTATAACATTCAAAAAcatcatttgtcatttttctgtaAATGGGGCCCTTATAAGCAAGTGTGGCTTCCCCAAGGGAGCCGTGGCGTGACTTACCGTGCAAACTTGATGCCTACAAAACTGATGGCCCTGATGATTCATTACTGAAGCTTTCAAGCATTTCCGAGACAATTAATATAGAAGATGCACCGtacttaaaatgaaaataatccaAACGCATGACATGTACAGGTCATTCATTATTCCTACTGGAGCAACAAGTTTTCGATCTCAATAATTCAGAAACATTCAGCCCATGCATCTATCCACCAAGAATCTCTTAAAACTGAACAAAAACGCAGCTTCCAATGGTAAGTTTAGCTAATTGGAATAACCAACATCAAAATTCTACATATGAAGTGAATTAAAGAGTGATGAAAATGATGGATGGATGGTGTGGGTATGAACCAATTTTTCGGGTGGGAGATGTCAAAAACGATTCTCCGAGCCAAGGGACGTTTTCTCTTGATCCCATACTCTTTCTTTCCTGCTTCCCAACAGACATTTTGATAAAACCCCTCTCTGTTGCTGGCTCTAAAACCAAATTAGAGACACTGATGTGTGCAGAAGACGAGTTGCAAAACCGGCTCTAAAACTAAAAGGGGACCAGAAAAAGAAGGTTattaagaagatgaagaatcaCTGCAATAGGCaaagaaagagataagaggtggtgagagagagagaacggaaccttcaaaagaaaggaagacaaaaaTCAAAGACAATAACATGTAAGCAAATGGGCAAGAAGGGAAAATGTTCAACTCACGACTTTTTCATTGAGAATAACATTGAAACCCAAAAGCAATCCGGAGAAGACGCACCCATCTCGATCAATTTGCTCCAGATGTGTGCTACTAAGTGGAAAATGGAAAATTGTAACTTCTAAATATTAAAAGTTCACTAAAacttttttcaaaagagaaagaacaaagatacaaggaagaaaaaatctATCGATGCACGTGAATTGCATAaccataacaaaataaaaactaaaagagGGTCTagtaacaagaaaaacaacaattacACTACAACATTTATTGCCTTTCCCAGCGTTTAATAAGTGCACTCTCCTGGCGCCCCACCAGCATTGGGCATGTGGTTTGGGAGAGACATGAGTTTGGCCGCCGTTTAATAAATGCCAGTAAAAGTCCTAAAAAGCACTACCTCCATTAGCGCAAGCTACATGTTGCTGCTGCCTGCAGCATATTGCCATTTGCAAAATGTATAAACGGGGCAAGTTTGTCTGCTTGTTAAAGTAACTAATGCATCGATCAAAGAGTTTAATACCTACTACTATAATGCTAAAAACACAAAGCCACTCAAGCATGCTGGAGCACTTTTAGCTATTTACCATGTCATGAATTGTTAATGAAGTAAATGTCAAACAAAGTTTGGAATCAATACTTTGATCTTATGCAATTTAGTAACAACTTGATGATCTAAATAGCATcttgagatttttttaaaaaaaaaacattacgtACCTAAACAGATGTCTTCACTTGGTTTCATCTTTCTGCCCCTAATTGTAGTTCTTTCGtcactttcttcctccttccttttattttttccctccCTAGAACGTGAAAGGGAAATATTGCACTCTAATATGGTTAAATATATCCTAAGCAGGGTTTCTCtgtacaaaaatatcaaaacatgtGGATTCTTCATGACCCACCTTTTTATCTCATCATATGTCAACAACTCAACCAACTAAAACCCTgtcaaagagaacaaaaatgCATGCATTACCTTTCAAGAGAAAACCAGACTGCAACAACAGACATGTCCGTCAAAGGAGTTAGCTCTCCTAAGGTTGGTTGGGATGTTGTAGTAAACTGATTTGCCGAAAGAGAGCTGCAAGGAGAAGTAAACTTGTAGCAATCAGTTCAGAAGATCCTACTCAAATCAGTACGAGAAACTCCAACAACCAAAACCATGATGAAAAGAAATTCCATGCAATTAAAACAGCTACCCAGTGCACAACACCACAGGCATAAATGTTAATCAGGTCTTCACTTTCAATCTTAAAGAATCTATAGGTTGTCAATCTTAAGCTAGGCTTCTTTCAAAGTGTCTTTGTTCGTAGACTGAGAACCTCCTCTGTTTCTTGATGCCTTCATCTGGATCATGATCATTGTCTAAATGTGAAGTTTCAAAGAGCATTTAACGTCCCACTCAAAAAGTTGGTTTTTTCTACATCAGTAAATTTTGGCCAAGTCGTCAGCACTTGTGGATTTGTGGCCATTTCAACATCAAAGCACATCTTGCCATCAGCGTATAttagaggcagaggcagaggctAACACTAGTGCACCTCGACAACAGAAGCAATCTAATGTAGAAATCTACTGCTTCTACCTGATCAGAATTTTGActtcatttttccaatattcAACTTGAGGACTCAATAAAGATGAACTTCGATTAGATGAGAAATGGTTTCCAGTATGATGTTTATGACAAAGTGGCCCTCGATTTATAATTCTGAAATACATGGAAGAACTGGTCGGAAACTTGTTAAGATCGATAAGACTTGTTTAGAAGGATTTGCTTAGGACATTCTCTCAAAGAATGTCAAATTAGAAATGTTAAGGGCCAAATATTCAAGCTCACAAACTGCATTATATTGAATCTGATTCAAGAACAACCCAGACATAGATCATATCCCCATTTACCAACCACTGTTAAACATGGAAGAACCAGATTCTTAGAGCATGATAATGTCTCATGAATGGAAGTGGAAGCTAAAAAATGAATGGTTACCCCTTCTTTCCGAAAAGGAGATGATAATCTCCATACATGGCATGAACTGTTTATGTGAAAAGCGAGAAAAAGTCTTGACATATCATTATATCGTCTCAAATTTTTCAGACGCATTAACAAACCCTTTAATAGAGAAGAGTGCTAACCCTATGAACAAGCAAACAGTTAAAATACTTATTGAACAAAAGCATAAATAGCAGAAAAAAGGCCAAGACCAGCAATCTACTTTGCTATCTATAAAATTGTGGTAACGGTAAGTAAAATTGGGCGCATTGAAGAAAATCTATGGCAAATGTAAGAAATGTGCATTTCATGTGGAGAGGAAACTTCCCAGAATCTCGTGGTACccaaaagttataaaattttaaatttgacaaCTAATAATGTTATATGGTGCTTGCTGGATCTTCACCCCTTTCTGAAGGATTTTACTGTCATCTTTGTTATTAAGAGAACTCAAACCAGCAGAAATGATACAAAGCTTAAAGGAAATTCAGTCTTGAAAAGATCCTAATGTTTTGTAGCCATGCAGGGCTAATAAAACTCGCTGGTTCGGAATCTTGTTGAACTCCTATCAAATCTAAATACCTGCTTTTGCAAACTAGCAGTGCACCAGGACACAACTTAACATCTTGCAGGTGTAGAGCTTTATGGAGGAGAAACGTTTTTTCCGTTAACTAGGGGGTAGGGGCCTTGATCAAGTAAACAAGAAAGGCATACACGAGTATGAGTTTGGATCACGTTAGCTTTTGTTTGGTCTATATCTACCATGTGTGAAGTAACCAGACAATATATGGTCCAGGCAATAGGGCATGCCCGATAGTACCACCTCCACCTTATTGGGTAAGCTATAAAACATCATATCACAGAAACTGGAAAATTTTATCACACAATAAAGCGATCTATGTTTAATggcataataaaataaaagaatgaataCTTTGGTGACAGAGACAGGAAAAGATCTGTACCATGTTCATAGTGGAGGCAAACAAATGAACGCAGCAAGGACGGAAAAGATAAATCCCATGATCTAAGTTTTGTACCACTTTGCATAATGGAGCTAAAAAGAAATGAGCACAGGAAGGACAAAAACCCATGGCCTTTTCTATCTTTCGTTCCCTCCATATTAGCACCAGACAGCTGGTAATAGAAAGCAAATCTTCACCAACCATCACTTTGAGTCAGACCAAGCAACATGTTTTCAACTCGCTGGACATGCTAATGTATGCTTTCGTTATTTACAACTGTAGGATACACCGGTTCAGCACCCAATTCATCTTTCATCATCATAATCAGACCTCATAAATGTACATCAACAAAATCTTGTGCACGGATTCTAAATGTGCGCTGTTAAGTTGTAAACCAGGGGGATTAGGCTGCCACCATTAAAATCTTGAaacaaattatgaaaaaatatgcataaattGCATTTTAAAGCATTTCAACCTATACTCAGCGGAGGAGACAAAGGGAAGGGGAGGGCATGGCGATGAATCTACCATCCCAAAAACGAGCGTACCATCTTGACGTCCTTGGGTACCTAGGAACCAAATCCCCATCAAACGGCTGGAGGATCTCTAATACGCCGATTACCTCGCTGGTCTCCAGCTTGCTCTTCTTCGCACGCAGCGTGATCTTACCGTCCTTCTCCTGGAAATTGAGGGAGCCATAGGAGGAGACCTTGAAGCCCGATCACGTCTAGGGTGTATGTGAGGCGGGTCACGAACTTGTTCTTCTCGAACTCCGGCGGGGCGTCTTGCTGACGCCCTAAACCTTTCttgaaaaaccaaaatgaaatggggggagagagagcacACGCACGGGGGGAGAGAGAGCACATGCacggggggagagagagagagagagtgtgtgtgggAGTCCCTGTAACCGCCAACGAGAGCTCCTAACCGCCACTCGCACGTCCAGCGGCCTGAACTGGGTGGTGTCTGccaacatttatttatttgcgACGGCCAAatcagaagggaaaaaaaagttcatgaatcaatattttctttaaaatccaatttataAATCGGTTGGGTCTCTAACTTGTTCTCGTTTCAATATTTCCACAAGTTTTAGAGTTTAAACCTTTAACTTATTTTACCAACTCAtcttacttctctctctctctctctctcaattgtaATCCCATTCAAAAGTCCTAAGTGCTTTAGATATTGTTTACCTAAGTGCTTTAGATATTGTTTAATGtgcaaataaaatattcaaattgtTTAATAATCAACGCCTAAGTTTTTTGGCTTAACATACTCatcttaatttttcaaatgtatagttttaatatcaatttttatggtattaaaactaaaaaaagattcatataatttgtttttgtaagAACTGTGGGAAGACTTGGAGACGGTCAATGAATTGGCCGAGAGCGAGGATGGGCATGGAGATGGCTAGAGGAGCGAGACGGAGGACGAACGGGAGGGAGAAGAGGTGATCATTCCTCTTCTTCGAATCTTTCCCCTTTCCGTTcttgctttttgtttctttcttgcaTTGTTGCATGAATTCCATTTATTCACACATCATTTTTTGCCGCTTCATCTCATGCTTTTAATCAGCGGGTGTCCATTTGATATGCAAAAGTGTAATGTGTTCCTGTATGTGATCGTGACGAATTTCTCCATGATTCTGGTTTTTAGTACCTCCGTGAAGGAAAATGCTAAACTTTACCAAACTTGGAcaaccttgtttttttttttttgtattccaCAATAGGAGCCTCTGAACTGGGAGCTTGGCATACCTCTTTGGTAGTTATCAGCAAAACTGTGGCCTGTATCTGGAAAACCAGAAGTATGAGGCTTTTTgagattcaaaattttgttcctAAAGTGAAAATCTATTTGTGTTTACATATCTGGATCCTACATGTTCCTTTTTGAGATTTATCATTAAAGCCTATCTTTGATAAAACAATGGTATTTCCTAGAATGGGATTTGCACGTTATGATTTGATGGTAATTGTCTTGAGCCATCCCTTTTGATGTCATGATGACTTTAACTAATGTGTTTGCAGTTTCCAACTGCGTGTCAAGGTTGAGGACAATGTTGTTGTCTATGAAACTACAGTGATTTCTGTGTATGTCTACTTTGTGAAGGAGAAACACATACAACTAAAGTATTAAGCAAACCTTCCATGCCCTGTTGTGGGCAGGATCAAATAACTTGCCTCCCTTCCAATTGAGGTAAAAGCCTTCTGTCTACTTTTGATTAGTTGCTTACATTTTCTATGTTCCCGTTTACATGATTTTCTTAtcatttcctttatttttagttatgaaattttatttcacttCAAAGATATACCAAAGCTGTCTCCCCTCATCAAAGGGCTTCCGTTGTTGAAAAATCGAGATAAAGGCCTCAGGAGTGCTCCGGAGCTTAATAgatgtgtgtttttttcttgattattatTAGTATAATATTGATGATAAGTAATGTTATTATCCTTGTATAGAATCTAATCGGTCTGATTCATGTGCTGATTCCTTTTGTAGGCAATGAAAGTGATCAGCATGAGGATCCTTTGTTGTCTGCCTTTGGGATTAACTTTTTAGAACATGATTAACTTTGTAGAATAGTTTACACACAGATACAGGGTAGAATTCTTCATCTTCTAAAAGTATCTGCACATTAAAGATTTGCCTCATTTTTGTTGTAATTCTGTATATGGTAACATAAATTAGAGGTGTACTGACCttttaaattcttttgttttggggtTTCCGTTCAAACTTGTCTTTGGCAATGGGGAATCAGTTATGCCACGAAATGGCCTTTGGAAGATAGACCAAACGGtgcttatttttcatatatatatatgtatacttgtAATTTTCTATAGAGCTCCTTGTTTCAAGTTAATCTTAGTTTTTTGATAGGCATTTGTTGTGTTCAGCAAATGCTTCAACCAGCTAACATCAAAAGATGGGCCATCGTTAGTATTTCTGCAAGTTGTGATACAAGGAATCTTGTTGGGGTGCTTATTAGCAGTGCCAAGAACAAGGGAATTGTAAGTTGCAGTTACTAACACTTACAGAAATTGTTAGTTCCTACATCATGCTGCTATTACGTTTACCAATATTGTCTTTATTGTCAGGTTCTTGTGTATTATCCTTGGTTGCAGATAATCTCTTCTTTTGCTAACAAAAACGGTTATATCTTCAGATTATTGTACAATCTAACTGTTATAATTGAGGAAAATCCTAAAAGTCTTAATGCCTCAGCTCATGGTCGAGTCAAGAACATGTTCGAGTTCCTTCAATCCGAACTGTCAGAGAAGCCAAAATTTCTGCTTTGTGTTATATcatatctaaaacaaaaaattcatgcacctATGGTAGAATTTCTCAGTACAATTCCTTAAGACTTCCCTTCATTTTGTCTATGCCATTGAAACATGTCTATGATTAGTCGCTATGGATAAGTGTAGTGTTGTTTCTTTGTGACTTTAGGTCAATGGAAGAGAAAAAGCCTTGTTCGGTTTGGCATTCCAACACAATGTGTAGCACCACTCAGAAGATTGGTAATCTATATCTCACTGATGTTAAAGATCAATCCCAAGGTAAAGACaatcttgtttttatttatgtttttgtatTACTATTATCTCTTATTTAccttaaaattcatttttaacattatgGTAACATTGTTTAATTTCATATGCTAACAAAACCAGCTTGGTGGAACCAATTCCTTGCCTGCAATTGAAGACAGACCATCGATTCCAATAATTTTCATCCTCACTAAGTGCACAAGATATTTGCAGAGGAACAAAATAAATCTTAAGTGCACAAATAGAATGCTGGTGATCATTCTATTTATGTTGGTGTACCATTGATTTAGTGAATCTTTATGAATTTGATGGGATGAAAAGGTGGAAAAGAACTTTTCAAGTGTAAAGTGgttaaattttttcaagaaaaaaaaaaggatatttttATGGGGACAAGAAAGACATGGAAAAGCCTTGCCAATTTCatagtgaagaagaaaaatatttcaataaatCTTTCAGTGTTTTATGCATAGGTGTTAATTTCTCCAACGAAGTTAACCTTgaaatgtttttcttgttccaCAAGCACCTGCAAAATGATATAGAGGATAGTTTCTTTACACTTCCCTCTGGGGAACACATCATTGAAGCTTCCGGTTGATCAACAAAGAGGAGGGTCATATAGATCTTTCATCTGTTTTATTGGTACATACTGGACCAGGTTTTACAGTAGTCTCATATTTGATTGCACAAAAGTTCAAGAGTTTAGGAGATTCGTAGTTCTACATGAGCTGGACTAGATATCTTTACATTTAATAAtttattcttgttaaaaaatctttataaaaattgtattttaaTATGTTTGCTTCGTGACCAGAAAACGATTatgcaatgaaaacaatttggCACATGCATACAGCCATTGCATACTGAGTTATCATTATAGGCAGTACCAGTGGCATAAAAACATGGGAATTTCTGATACGATGGGAATATCATTATATGAAGCATGCCTATTTGATCTACTGAGGGCACCACATTCAAGACTTTGAATTGTACTAGCGTTCTAGAATTAGTCATGTATGAGCGACTTTTATGTCAATTGAATCAACAtataaatttatcaaaaattaagagaaataGATATAACAGTGCAAAACATAATTACATAAATCATTGATATGGAAATTTACAAATTGTTGTGCTAATGAATATGCATTATAATTTATAAGGCATCTGTCCCCAAAAACTTATTTTCCAAGTTCGGATTCAGTTGATGTAATGCAAGAAAGTCGTTAGTTTGTGGATCGGCCCCAATCTCTTCTAACTCCAGGTAAAAGGGCCTAGTCCACATAGTTGaacaacaaaaagggaaaaaaaaaaaaaactaagtctCTACTTTAGCGAGATTAGTGAAgcaaaatagagaaaagaataaaggtATGATTGAACCCAAAAGATGATAAAACATGAACTTCACTAACCGACTGGTGGTTTGAGCTCTCCACCAGCAGCATACTTGCTCAAGACCCCGTTTTCACCTTTTATTACAGGGCAATTCCCATGTAGTGAAGTCtgcaaacatgaaaaatcaatatCTACATGAGGTTTATCCGATTTTCAACAGGAAAACAAAACGAGATGATTGATGACGAATGGCGTAAACAGCTGCCAAGCAATACGGCTTCGACCTAAGAAAGTTTGGGCTTAAGCAGGCACAACATACCCATCCATAATACTCTTATGGTTTCATACCTCAAGAAGAGAACACAGtttcacaaaaatcaaacccTAGAACTagaagagatagagaaagagagaatacTTACTCAATCAAATCGCAACTTCACCCAATCAGTTTGACAAAATTTGTCCTATGC encodes the following:
- the LOC116262473 gene encoding uncharacterized protein LOC116262473 isoform X2 → MAPSISRRRTVRSRCVRRRASWRPASSLSANQFTTTSQPTLGELTPLTDMSVVAVWFSLERETLLRIYLTILECNISLSRSREGKNKRKEEESDERTTIRGRKMKPSEDICLAHIWSKLIEMGASSPDCFWVSMLFSMKKSMYGMFCSRFGILFNPIGFFLQLLDRKPFDISLILACECIEE
- the LOC116262473 gene encoding uncharacterized protein LOC116262473 isoform X1 — its product is MAPSISRRRTVRSRCVRRRASWRPASSLSANQFTTTSQPTLGELTPLTDMSVVAVWFSLERETLLRIYLTILECNISLSRSREGKNKRKEEESDERTTIRGRKMKPSEDICLVAHIWSKLIEMGASSPDCFWVSMLFSMKKSMYGMFCSRFGILFNPIGFFLQLLDRKPFDISLILACECIEE
- the LOC116262473 gene encoding uncharacterized protein LOC116262473 isoform X4, translating into MAPSISRRRTVRSRCVRRRASWRPASSLSANQFTTTSQPTLGELTPLTDMSVVAVWFSLERETLLRIYLTILECNISLSRSREGKNKRKEEESDERTTIRGRKMKPSEDICLAHIWSKLIEMGASSPDCFWVSMLFSMKKSFGILFNPIGFFLQLLDRKPFDISLILACECIEE
- the LOC116262473 gene encoding uncharacterized protein LOC116262473 isoform X3; this encodes MAPSISRRRTVRSRCVRRRASWRPASSLSANQFTTTSQPTLGELTPLTDMSVVAVWFSLERETLLRIYLTILECNISLSRSREGKNKRKEEESDERTTIRGRKMKPSEDICLVAHIWSKLIEMGASSPDCFWVSMLFSMKKSFGILFNPIGFFLQLLDRKPFDISLILACECIEE
- the LOC116262473 gene encoding uncharacterized protein LOC116262473 isoform X5 is translated as MAPSISRRRTVRSRCVRRRASWRPASSLSANQFTTTSQPTLGELTPLTDMSVVAVWFSLERETLLRIYLTILECNISLSRSREGKNKRKEEESDERTTIRGRKMKPSEDICLVAHIWSKLIEMGASSPDCFWVSMLFSMKKSFRAGFATRLLHTSVSLIWF